A genomic window from Sulfolobales archaeon includes:
- a CDS encoding type II/IV secretion system ATPase subunit, whose translation MKIPRFLGFRIFRKAEGRSTKTYKQQTPLEVSGYARYIRPPIMPLREKPKGEVVERYSIYDPWAMAFIILSEDTGEYIYYVDEVPLTEDELRIYRRVVDFLMWEAGELKEGEDPREFISREARKAVDLFRIRMGRTPSVSWSKILYYIEREIAGFGAINTLMMDPNLEDISCNGVGIPIYVYHRKYESMPTNIVFNTSEELDSFVIKLAHMAGKHISVAFPILDASLPGGHRLAATFMREVSQKGSTFTIRKFREDPITIVDMIGFGTVSPLLAAYLWMAIEYKRTILIMGVTGSGKTTLLNSILNLVKPNYKIVTIEDTPEIRLPTKNWVQLVARPSYAAGESRAGEISLYDLVRVSLRYRPDIIVVGEVRGAEAYVLFQSIATGHGGATTIHAESIDAAIKRLTSPPMNIPESYIPLINIALMIERVSIRDREGRARATRRVTRVWEISREGVPIPIGRWSPSKDIHDLVLENSEVTKSIAGTAEVDVKAIYDEISRRAMVMRWLYHKGIRNYKDIASVIYRYYRDPQSVLERAEADLRAIEDTTPGG comes from the coding sequence ATGAAGATCCCTAGGTTTCTTGGGTTTAGAATATTTAGAAAGGCTGAAGGGAGATCTACAAAGACATATAAACAACAGACGCCTCTAGAGGTTTCCGGATATGCTAGATATATAAGGCCACCTATAATGCCTCTGAGGGAGAAGCCTAAGGGAGAGGTTGTTGAGAGATACTCCATATATGATCCATGGGCTATGGCATTTATAATCCTATCAGAAGACACAGGGGAGTATATATACTATGTTGATGAGGTCCCCCTCACAGAGGATGAGCTTAGGATCTATAGGAGGGTTGTTGATTTCCTAATGTGGGAGGCTGGTGAGCTCAAAGAGGGTGAGGATCCTAGGGAGTTCATATCTAGAGAGGCTAGGAAGGCTGTGGATCTCTTTAGGATTAGGATGGGTAGAACCCCATCGGTTAGCTGGAGCAAGATCCTCTACTATATTGAGAGGGAGATAGCTGGTTTCGGAGCTATAAACACCCTAATGATGGACCCAAACCTTGAGGATATATCATGCAACGGCGTTGGGATCCCTATATATGTCTATCACAGGAAATACGAGTCTATGCCAACCAACATTGTTTTCAACACATCCGAGGAGCTAGACTCTTTCGTGATCAAGCTGGCCCACATGGCTGGTAAGCATATCTCTGTAGCTTTTCCAATTCTCGACGCCTCTCTCCCTGGGGGGCATAGGCTTGCTGCGACGTTTATGAGGGAGGTCAGCCAGAAGGGATCTACATTTACTATTAGGAAGTTTAGGGAGGATCCCATAACTATTGTGGATATGATTGGATTTGGAACCGTGTCGCCGCTTCTAGCAGCATATCTATGGATGGCTATTGAGTATAAGAGGACAATATTGATTATGGGTGTGACTGGGAGTGGTAAGACAACCCTTCTAAACTCTATATTGAATCTCGTGAAGCCTAACTACAAGATAGTGACTATAGAGGATACACCTGAGATAAGGCTTCCAACTAAGAACTGGGTTCAGCTTGTTGCGAGGCCAAGCTATGCGGCTGGAGAATCAAGGGCTGGCGAGATAAGCCTATACGACCTTGTAAGGGTTTCTCTGAGGTATAGACCAGACATAATAGTCGTGGGCGAGGTAAGAGGTGCAGAGGCATATGTGCTATTCCAGAGCATAGCCACAGGCCATGGAGGTGCAACAACGATCCATGCTGAGAGCATAGACGCAGCTATAAAGAGGCTTACAAGCCCGCCTATGAATATACCAGAATCATATATACCTCTAATCAACATAGCCCTCATGATCGAGAGGGTATCTATAAGGGATAGAGAGGGGAGGGCTAGAGCCACTAGAAGGGTCACCAGGGTCTGGGAGATAAGCAGGGAGGGGGTGCCCATACCGATTGGGAGGTGGAGCCCCTCCAAGGATATACATGATCTCGTGTTGGAGAACAGCGAAGTGACGAAGTCGATCGCTGGCACCGCCGAGGTAGATGTTAAAGCGATATATGATGAGATCTCTAGGAGGGCAATGGTTATGAGGTGGCTCTACCACAAGGGTATAAGGAACTATAAGGATATAGCTTCTGTGATCTATAGATACTATAGAGATCCTCAATCGGTCCTTGAGAGAGCCGAAGCGGATCTCAGAGCTATAGAGGATACAACCCCAGGTGGCTAG
- a CDS encoding type II secretion system F family protein: protein MARKARSLEKKAPEGRRGAAITTVKPRLIYDLDFLFLLLFDGIARRVVKAFELDRAIASAMIRTHPLVYGARAIGYTVLASLIGVALIGTSLIFRGNIFVFASMLLAGILLPIMVFTVFIAYPVVMRSRRKNLVESELPFIASYVSIMARGGVSMARAMEAFRRSTLFQGLRMEANEFFRRIGLFGRDPLTAFEEIASYHPSQMFRDFVLGYVVTLRTGGDVIHYLETKVEDFFRRQGEMIRQMVQKLGVYIEIYMLVAIVGGISLFVLFTSAGGIQAGGLSAGGYDPMILILFNFLGLPAFSAAIIYAAHTAQPKWGLGFKDVSYVALFSALIAPLSYLTTIILTGGYLVFSGIFTRQSVLGQVTGVSAALLTVSIPTWLRYRSATKGLRALERHASSYIEDVSELRKTGLSPEKSLIEAAKRDHGPLNPIVRRLAAALEMGLDLEEAVRRSIYGIRSWLIRVMFRFTIDSIRVGGGSPEVFYLLARYSTSISEAYERLRSSLRIYVIMPYIGAILFMVTSIVYLSLVIAQPIPVIGGRIDITSIHRLNLIASTASIVNSWIMGLVAGKISGLSIGEGFKHASIITILATIIAWIFSLATMPP, encoded by the coding sequence ATGGCTAGAAAGGCGAGGAGCCTTGAGAAAAAGGCTCCAGAGGGGAGGAGAGGGGCCGCTATAACAACTGTGAAGCCTAGGCTGATATACGATCTAGACTTTCTATTCCTACTACTATTCGATGGCATAGCCAGGAGGGTTGTAAAGGCATTCGAGCTTGATAGGGCTATAGCATCGGCAATGATAAGAACCCACCCGCTTGTATATGGTGCGAGGGCTATAGGCTATACAGTGCTTGCCTCATTAATCGGCGTTGCATTGATAGGAACATCACTGATATTTAGGGGCAACATATTTGTTTTCGCATCAATGCTCCTAGCAGGGATATTACTCCCCATAATGGTTTTCACAGTATTCATAGCATATCCAGTTGTTATGAGGAGTAGGAGGAAGAATCTAGTAGAGTCTGAGCTGCCCTTCATAGCATCATACGTATCTATCATGGCTAGAGGCGGTGTTTCTATGGCAAGGGCTATGGAGGCTTTCAGGAGATCCACACTCTTCCAGGGGCTTAGGATGGAGGCTAACGAGTTCTTCAGAAGAATAGGGCTTTTCGGGAGAGACCCGCTAACAGCTTTCGAGGAGATAGCCTCTTACCATCCATCCCAGATGTTCAGGGATTTCGTGCTCGGATACGTGGTTACCCTGAGAACCGGTGGGGATGTGATCCACTATCTGGAAACCAAGGTTGAGGACTTCTTCAGGAGGCAGGGTGAGATGATAAGGCAGATGGTTCAGAAGCTAGGCGTCTATATAGAGATCTATATGTTAGTAGCAATTGTGGGCGGCATCTCGCTCTTCGTGTTATTCACATCTGCAGGCGGCATACAGGCTGGGGGGTTATCGGCTGGAGGCTATGACCCCATGATCCTTATATTGTTTAACTTCCTCGGCCTTCCAGCCTTCTCAGCCGCGATTATATATGCAGCCCATACAGCACAGCCCAAGTGGGGGCTGGGCTTCAAGGATGTATCATATGTAGCCCTCTTCTCAGCCCTCATAGCGCCTCTTAGCTATCTAACCACCATTATCCTAACAGGTGGCTACCTAGTATTCAGCGGCATCTTCACAAGGCAGAGTGTTCTAGGCCAGGTTACAGGTGTTTCCGCTGCCCTCCTTACAGTCTCTATACCGACTTGGCTTAGATATAGGAGTGCGACGAAGGGGTTGAGGGCTCTTGAGAGGCATGCCTCATCCTATATAGAGGATGTGAGCGAGCTTAGGAAGACAGGTCTCTCCCCAGAGAAATCGCTTATAGAGGCTGCTAAGAGGGATCACGGGCCTCTGAACCCGATTGTTAGGAGGTTAGCTGCAGCGCTTGAGATGGGTCTTGATCTAGAGGAGGCTGTTAGGAGGAGCATATATGGTATTAGGAGCTGGTTGATAAGGGTTATGTTTAGATTCACCATAGACTCAATAAGGGTTGGAGGTGGAAGCCCAGAGGTATTCTATCTTCTGGCAAGGTATTCAACGTCTATTTCAGAGGCCTATGAGAGGCTCAGATCTAGCCTTAGGATATATGTTATAATGCCATATATAGGGGCTATACTGTTCATGGTAACAAGCATAGTCTATCTATCCCTAGTAATAGCACAGCCAATACCAGTTATAGGGGGTAGGATAGATATAACATCTATCCACAGGCTAAACCTAATAGCAAGCACAGCATCAATAGTGAACTCATGGATAATGGGGTTAGTAGCAGGTAAAATCTCAGGCCTATCCATAGGCGAAGGATTTAAACACGCATCGATAATAACGATCCTAGCTACAATAATAGCCTGGATCTTCTCATTAGCAACAATGCCCCCATAA
- a CDS encoding type II toxin-antitoxin system VapC family toxin: MIVIDASSLAKYLLREENWREIEGYLLEPVYSIDHVVKEVTNAIWKHARTHRYISRNTALVIYNQLKRLVDEKIILIEPQEKYLDRAFIIALDNDIPIYDALYIAQALEYKKLLTSDNKQATIAKKLGIETILIS, encoded by the coding sequence GTGATAGTAATTGATGCTTCCTCATTAGCCAAGTATCTATTGAGAGAGGAGAACTGGAGAGAGATTGAAGGCTACCTGCTAGAGCCTGTATATTCCATTGATCATGTTGTTAAAGAGGTTACTAATGCTATATGGAAACATGCAAGAACACATAGGTATATATCTAGAAACACCGCCCTGGTTATCTATAATCAGCTCAAGAGACTCGTGGATGAGAAGATAATACTTATCGAGCCTCAAGAGAAATATCTAGATAGAGCCTTCATAATAGCTCTAGATAATGATATACCCATCTACGACGCCCTATATATAGCACAAGCATTAGAATATAAAAAGCTACTCACAAGCGACAATAAACAAGCAACCATAGCCAAAAAACTTGGCATAGAAACTATTCTTATCAGCTGA